In Sphingobium amiense, a genomic segment contains:
- the purH gene encoding bifunctional phosphoribosylaminoimidazolecarboxamide formyltransferase/IMP cyclohydrolase codes for MTDVTIKRALLSVSDKTGLVELGKALGSHGVELVSTGGTAKALREAGLDVKDISDLTGFPEMMDGRVKTLHPKVHGGLLAVRNNAEHVASMDEHAIGAIDLVVVNLYPFAATVAKGAEREEIIENIDIGGPSMVRSAAKNHESVAIVTDPADYARLIAEMAEKAGATSYDFRRMLAAKAYAATAAYDSTIASWFAFADQGMAFPESLSVSSRLDATLRYGENPHQSAALYLPVGLSANGIAQARQVQGKELSYNNYNDADAALELVSEFRDGPPTVVIVKHANPCGVATGETLIEAYEAALACDSVSAFGGIIAVNRPLDGPTAEAISGIFTEVVAAPDADEDAKAIFAKKKNLRLLLTGDLPDPARPGLQMKSIAGGMLVQSRDNGRVTREQLRQVTKRAPTDQELSDCLFAWTVAKHVKSNAIVYAKDGSTAGVGAGQMNRLESARIAAWKAKDAAEKAGWAQPRTIGSAVASDAFFPFADGLLAAVEAGATAVIQPGGSIRDDEVIAAADEAGLAMVFTGMRHFRH; via the coding sequence CGAGGCGGGTCTCGACGTGAAGGATATTTCCGACCTCACCGGCTTTCCCGAGATGATGGACGGGCGGGTCAAGACGCTGCATCCCAAGGTGCATGGCGGCCTGCTCGCGGTGCGGAACAATGCCGAACATGTCGCCTCGATGGACGAGCACGCAATCGGCGCGATCGACCTCGTCGTCGTCAACCTCTACCCCTTCGCCGCGACCGTCGCGAAGGGCGCGGAGCGCGAGGAGATCATCGAGAATATCGACATTGGCGGGCCGTCGATGGTCCGTTCCGCCGCCAAGAATCACGAGAGCGTGGCGATCGTCACCGATCCCGCCGACTATGCCCGGCTGATCGCGGAAATGGCCGAAAAGGCCGGTGCGACCAGCTATGATTTCCGCCGGATGCTGGCGGCCAAGGCCTATGCGGCGACCGCCGCCTATGATTCGACGATCGCAAGCTGGTTCGCCTTCGCCGATCAGGGCATGGCCTTCCCCGAAAGCCTCTCGGTCTCCAGCAGGCTGGACGCGACGCTGCGCTATGGCGAGAACCCGCACCAGTCCGCCGCGCTCTATCTGCCGGTCGGCCTTTCGGCGAACGGCATCGCCCAGGCGCGGCAGGTGCAGGGCAAGGAACTGAGCTACAACAACTACAACGACGCCGACGCCGCGCTCGAACTGGTGAGCGAGTTCCGCGACGGGCCGCCGACCGTGGTGATCGTCAAGCACGCCAATCCCTGCGGCGTCGCCACCGGCGAAACGCTGATCGAAGCCTATGAGGCGGCGCTCGCCTGCGACAGCGTGTCGGCCTTTGGCGGCATTATCGCGGTCAACCGCCCGCTCGACGGCCCCACCGCCGAAGCGATCAGCGGCATCTTCACCGAAGTCGTCGCCGCGCCCGACGCGGACGAGGACGCCAAGGCGATCTTCGCGAAGAAGAAGAATCTGCGCCTGCTGCTGACCGGCGACCTGCCCGATCCGGCACGCCCCGGCCTCCAGATGAAGAGCATCGCGGGCGGGATGCTGGTGCAGAGCCGCGACAATGGCCGCGTGACGCGCGAGCAGCTCAGGCAAGTGACGAAGCGCGCGCCCACCGATCAGGAACTCAGCGACTGCCTCTTCGCCTGGACGGTCGCCAAGCATGTGAAGTCGAACGCCATCGTCTATGCGAAGGACGGCAGCACCGCAGGCGTCGGCGCGGGCCAGATGAACCGGCTCGAATCCGCGCGCATCGCCGCGTGGAAGGCGAAGGACGCGGCGGAGAAAGCGGGCTGGGCGCAGCCGCGCACCATCGGCTCGGCCGTAGCGTCCGACGCATTCTTCCCCTTCGCCGACGGGCTGCTGGCGGCGGTCGAGGCGGGCGCCACCGCCGTGATCCAGCCGGGCGGGTCCATCCGCGACGACGAAGTGATCGCCGCGGCGGACGAAGCGGGCCTCGCCATGGTCTTCACCGGCATGCGGCATTTCCGCCACTAA
- a CDS encoding EI24 domain-containing protein, which produces MVLNAALRSIPSIFQGAALRLLGKTLLLTLLLFVALAAGLWAAVHELRLWFGWGGGGAAEATATAVALVAAGWLLFRATAMAVMSLFADDIVEAVERADYPHVTPRPVGWAASIRLALRSAGRAIGWNLIALPAYILLLVTGVGTVGLFLGLNAYLLGRDMAELVEPRHPALPPIGRGSRWLMGLVSALLFLVPVLNLLAPVFSAAMAVHMLLGRKTRP; this is translated from the coding sequence ATGGTTCTGAACGCTGCCCTGCGCTCCATCCCTTCGATTTTTCAGGGTGCGGCGCTGCGCCTGCTGGGCAAGACCTTGCTGCTGACGCTACTGCTGTTCGTGGCGCTGGCGGCGGGGCTGTGGGCGGCCGTCCACGAACTGCGCCTGTGGTTCGGCTGGGGCGGCGGCGGCGCGGCGGAGGCGACCGCCACGGCGGTGGCGCTGGTCGCGGCGGGCTGGCTGCTGTTCCGCGCGACCGCGATGGCGGTCATGAGCCTGTTTGCCGACGACATCGTCGAGGCGGTGGAGCGCGCCGACTATCCCCATGTCACGCCCCGCCCGGTGGGCTGGGCGGCCAGCATCCGGCTGGCGCTGCGGTCGGCGGGACGGGCTATCGGCTGGAACCTGATCGCGCTGCCTGCCTATATCCTGCTGCTGGTGACGGGCGTGGGGACGGTGGGGCTGTTCCTTGGCCTCAACGCCTATCTGCTAGGGCGGGACATGGCGGAACTGGTCGAGCCGCGCCATCCCGCACTGCCGCCCATCGGTCGCGGCAGCCGGTGGCTCATGGGCCTCGTTTCGGCGCTTCTGTTCCTCGTCCCCGTCCTCAACCTGCTTGCGCCGGTGTTCAGCGCGGCTATGGCGGTGCACATGCTGCTCGGGCGAAAGACACGGCCATGA
- a CDS encoding UrcA family protein, whose amino-acid sequence MTKKMLVAMAATLALSLPGIASAGSTDMDVIVDGSTGAQTRSVTVSLTDLNLANQSDLRRADYRLIRASKQVCGYVSGSIMPVTNDYRTCYGEAIGGARSDLNTLAQRFG is encoded by the coding sequence ATGACCAAGAAGATGCTGGTGGCGATGGCCGCCACTCTCGCCCTTTCGCTTCCCGGCATCGCGAGCGCCGGCAGCACCGACATGGACGTGATCGTCGATGGCAGCACCGGCGCGCAGACCCGCTCCGTCACCGTGTCGCTGACCGACCTCAACCTTGCGAATCAGTCCGATCTGCGCCGCGCCGACTATCGTCTGATCCGCGCGTCGAAGCAGGTCTGCGGCTATGTCAGCGGTTCGATCATGCCCGTCACCAACGATTACCGCACCTGCTATGGCGAAGCCATCGGCGGCGCGCGCAGCGATCTCAACACGCTGGCGCAGCGCTTCGGCTGA
- a CDS encoding NAD(P)/FAD-dependent oxidoreductase, translating to MPRTERPVDAAVDVAIIGAGPAGLTAAYLLTKQGLSVTVIEKDPTYVGGISRTVEHDGFRFDIGGHRFFSKSQQVVDLWNEILPHDFIQRPRMSRIYYEGKFYSYPLRAFEALWNLGVWRSTLCMASFAKAKLFPNRHVRSFQDWTVNAFGHRLFSIFFKTYTEKVWGMPCDEMSADWAAQRIKGLSLWGAVKDGLKRSLGLNKKPNDGMATKTLLETFRYPRLGPGMMWDAARDHVVAGGNRVLMAHSFKRLEEDQANGRWRLVAQGPDGDVTINAAHVISSAPMRELAARIHPLPATLPEAMDLKYRDFLTVALMVKGEDIFPDNWIYIHDSKVQVGRIQNFRSWSPEMVPDSSLACVGLEYFCFEGDGLWASSDEDLIALATREMATLGLCQPGDVVGGAVVRQEKAYPVYDDAYAANVLAMRTELEARYPTLHMVGRNGMHRYNNQDHAMMTAMLTVRNIVAGARIHDVWSVNEDAEYHEAGDEGQIAADADAQAALNSVRAVPARLRAA from the coding sequence ATGCCGCGCACCGAACGCCCCGTGGATGCCGCCGTGGATGTCGCCATCATCGGCGCGGGCCCGGCGGGGCTGACCGCCGCCTATCTCCTGACCAAACAGGGTCTTTCCGTCACGGTGATCGAGAAAGACCCGACCTATGTCGGCGGCATCAGCCGGACGGTGGAGCATGACGGCTTCCGTTTCGACATTGGCGGGCACCGCTTCTTTTCCAAGTCGCAGCAGGTCGTCGATCTGTGGAACGAGATCCTGCCGCACGACTTCATCCAGCGCCCGCGCATGAGCCGCATCTATTATGAGGGCAAATTCTACAGCTATCCGCTGCGCGCGTTCGAGGCGCTGTGGAACCTCGGCGTCTGGCGCTCGACCCTCTGCATGGCGAGTTTCGCGAAGGCGAAGCTGTTTCCCAACCGCCATGTCCGCTCCTTCCAGGACTGGACCGTCAACGCCTTCGGTCACCGGCTTTTCTCGATCTTCTTCAAAACCTACACCGAAAAAGTGTGGGGCATGCCCTGCGACGAGATGTCGGCGGACTGGGCGGCGCAGCGCATCAAGGGTCTGTCGCTCTGGGGCGCGGTCAAGGACGGGCTCAAGCGCAGCCTCGGCCTCAACAAAAAGCCCAATGACGGCATGGCGACCAAGACGCTGCTCGAAACCTTCCGCTATCCGCGCCTTGGCCCCGGCATGATGTGGGACGCCGCGCGCGATCACGTGGTGGCGGGCGGCAACCGCGTGCTGATGGCGCACAGCTTCAAGCGGCTGGAAGAGGATCAGGCGAACGGCCGCTGGCGGCTGGTGGCGCAGGGACCGGACGGCGACGTGACGATCAACGCCGCCCATGTCATCTCCTCCGCGCCGATGCGGGAACTCGCCGCGCGCATCCATCCGCTGCCCGCGACCCTGCCTGAAGCGATGGACCTCAAATATCGCGACTTCCTGACCGTCGCGCTGATGGTGAAGGGCGAGGATATTTTCCCTGACAACTGGATCTACATCCACGATTCGAAGGTGCAGGTCGGCCGCATCCAGAATTTCCGGAGCTGGTCGCCTGAAATGGTGCCCGACTCCAGTCTCGCCTGCGTGGGCCTTGAATATTTCTGCTTCGAAGGCGACGGCCTGTGGGCCTCTTCCGACGAGGATCTCATCGCGCTCGCCACGCGCGAAATGGCGACGCTGGGTCTGTGCCAGCCCGGCGATGTGGTCGGCGGCGCGGTCGTGCGGCAGGAAAAGGCCTATCCGGTCTACGATGACGCCTATGCCGCCAATGTGCTCGCCATGCGCACTGAACTGGAGGCGCGCTATCCCACGCTCCACATGGTCGGGCGCAACGGCATGCACCGCTATAATAATCAGGACCATGCGATGATGACGGCGATGCTGACCGTCCGCAACATCGTCGCAGGGGCGCGCATCCACGATGTATGGAGCGTCAACGAGGACGCCGAATATCATGAGGCGGGCGATGAAGGCCAGATCGCGGCCGACGCCGATGCGCAGGCTGCCCTGAACAGCGTGCGCGCCGTGCCCGCGCGGCTCCGGGCCGCCTGA
- a CDS encoding GtrA family protein, translating into MAILLPKMIFARYLMASVCALACDFLVFLGMSRAGVWPMGAAAMGYCAGLLLHWLLSVRFVFLRGGDASPAQCAGFALSALVGLAVTTLLVGGFTALGLPPATARALAVPVSFLAVYAIRRYGVFARA; encoded by the coding sequence ATGGCGATCCTGCTGCCGAAGATGATCTTCGCGCGCTATCTGATGGCGAGCGTCTGCGCGCTGGCCTGCGATTTCCTCGTCTTTCTGGGCATGAGCCGTGCGGGCGTCTGGCCGATGGGCGCGGCGGCGATGGGCTATTGCGCGGGTCTGCTGCTCCACTGGCTGCTGAGCGTCCGTTTCGTCTTCCTGCGCGGCGGCGACGCCTCGCCCGCGCAATGCGCCGGCTTTGCCCTCAGCGCGCTCGTCGGCCTTGCCGTCACCACCCTGCTTGTCGGCGGCTTCACCGCCCTCGGCCTGCCGCCCGCGACCGCCAGGGCGCTGGCCGTGCCGGTCAGCTTCCTCGCCGTCTATGCGATCCGCCGCTATGGCGTCTTCGCCCGCGCCTGA
- a CDS encoding adenosine kinase: MTASAPTLDVVAIGNAIVDVLARSDDAFLAEHALTKGGMQLIDAAMAESLYADMGQAKEISGGSAANTLAGLAALGKKCGFIGQVNDDQLGAVFAHDVRALGIRFDTPVMQGDVPTARCLILVTPDAQRTMNTFLGASQFLPEAALDLDMIRSAGVLYLEGYLWDPEQPRAAMRAAIDAAKGAGRKVAFTLSDNFVIDRHRADFLALIEQGLIDILFSNEGEIGFLAQVDDFDAALARFADKVPVLVSTRGEQGAVAIVDGVRYEAPAAPVSQIVDTTGAGDLFASGFLAAHIDGRPVADCLALGAAAAAEVISHWGARPEDDLVVIRDRLFA; this comes from the coding sequence GTGACCGCTTCCGCCCCCACTCTCGACGTCGTCGCCATCGGCAACGCCATCGTCGATGTCCTCGCGCGCAGCGACGACGCCTTTCTTGCCGAACATGCGCTGACCAAGGGCGGAATGCAGCTCATCGACGCGGCGATGGCCGAATCCCTCTATGCCGACATGGGTCAGGCCAAGGAGATCAGCGGCGGATCGGCGGCGAACACGCTGGCGGGCCTTGCGGCGCTGGGCAAGAAGTGCGGCTTCATCGGGCAGGTCAATGACGACCAGTTGGGCGCGGTGTTCGCGCATGACGTGCGCGCGCTCGGCATCCGGTTCGACACGCCGGTCATGCAGGGCGACGTGCCCACAGCCCGCTGCCTCATCCTCGTGACGCCCGATGCGCAGCGCACGATGAACACATTCCTCGGCGCGTCGCAGTTCCTGCCCGAAGCCGCGCTGGACCTCGACATGATCCGCTCGGCGGGCGTCCTCTATCTCGAAGGCTATCTCTGGGACCCCGAGCAGCCCCGTGCCGCGATGCGCGCCGCCATCGACGCGGCGAAGGGCGCGGGCCGCAAGGTCGCCTTCACCCTGTCCGACAATTTCGTCATCGACCGGCATCGCGCCGACTTCCTCGCCCTCATCGAACAGGGGCTGATCGACATTCTCTTCTCGAACGAAGGGGAAATCGGCTTTCTGGCGCAGGTCGACGATTTCGACGCCGCGCTTGCGCGCTTCGCGGACAAGGTGCCGGTGCTGGTGTCGACCCGGGGCGAACAGGGCGCGGTCGCGATCGTCGATGGCGTTCGCTACGAAGCGCCCGCCGCGCCGGTCAGCCAGATCGTCGATACGACAGGCGCGGGCGACCTGTTCGCGTCCGGCTTCCTCGCCGCGCATATCGACGGCCGTCCGGTCGCCGACTGCCTCGCGCTCGGCGCTGCGGCGGCGGCGGAGGTCATCTCGCACTGGGGCGCGCGGCCCGAAGACGATCTGGTGGTGATCCGCGACCGCCTGTTCGCCTGA
- a CDS encoding lipopolysaccharide biosynthesis protein produces MTQAEQPLTATDRTLPDDRDDIAALAKGGRTNIFGFLLRLAARLPFLFIAGRWYGADALGRFAYAVLVVEFVAQIATLGLKRGLAGALVQTERPHSHVVTDAMVVTLLAALLGSALLVAFPQAMFPNSAINGLDRLLALTVIAVAGSDVALAACAYRFDVGATVRARAVIEPWTISIGAFAFAFYSERDGLILSYAVSMIAALVASLIPMTRHYGVPRGWRPDRLRLWRLARRNLPLAAADGVEWGSRRLDMAILGLFVSPAVIGVYYVAQQVASLPQKLKTSFDPILGPVITRNLAENNLAAIARQVSQVGFWIIAAQAGIALALGIPGEAVMGLVGPHFVGGTGALAFLLLAEVVAATAVVSESALVYIARHRNLMISLVMIGLQAAFSFALILGARRLGLPVMWIAAAPALALCIALGISALVKARLLSRLLDAPVNAWRWPLLIAAGVACVVGAAFVSVPPHYEWVELVFGVWAILGAYGVVIWRWGFGPEDRTLFRKQKAA; encoded by the coding sequence ATGACCCAGGCAGAACAGCCCCTCACGGCGACGGATCGCACCCTTCCTGACGACCGGGACGATATTGCCGCACTGGCGAAGGGCGGGCGGACCAACATCTTCGGCTTCCTGCTGCGGCTGGCCGCGCGCCTGCCCTTCCTGTTCATCGCCGGACGCTGGTATGGCGCGGATGCGCTGGGACGCTTCGCCTATGCGGTGCTGGTGGTGGAGTTCGTGGCGCAGATCGCGACGCTCGGCCTCAAACGCGGCCTTGCCGGGGCGCTGGTGCAGACCGAGCGGCCCCATAGCCATGTCGTGACCGACGCCATGGTCGTGACGCTGCTTGCCGCGCTGCTGGGATCGGCGCTGCTCGTCGCCTTTCCGCAGGCGATGTTTCCGAACAGCGCGATCAACGGTCTCGACCGGCTGCTGGCGCTGACCGTCATCGCGGTCGCCGGATCGGACGTGGCGCTCGCGGCCTGCGCCTATCGCTTCGATGTCGGCGCGACCGTGCGCGCGCGCGCCGTGATCGAGCCATGGACGATCAGCATCGGCGCCTTCGCTTTCGCTTTCTATTCGGAGCGCGACGGCCTCATCCTCTCCTACGCCGTGTCGATGATCGCGGCGCTGGTCGCCTCGCTCATTCCGATGACGCGCCATTATGGCGTGCCGCGCGGCTGGCGGCCCGATCGTCTGCGGCTCTGGCGGCTGGCGCGGCGCAACCTGCCGCTCGCCGCCGCCGACGGGGTGGAGTGGGGATCGCGGCGGCTCGACATGGCGATCCTCGGCCTTTTCGTCAGTCCGGCGGTGATCGGCGTCTATTATGTGGCGCAGCAGGTCGCCTCGCTGCCGCAGAAGCTCAAGACCAGCTTCGACCCGATCCTCGGGCCGGTCATCACCCGCAACCTTGCCGAAAACAACCTTGCCGCCATCGCCCGGCAGGTCAGTCAGGTGGGCTTCTGGATCATCGCCGCGCAGGCGGGCATCGCGCTGGCGCTCGGCATTCCGGGCGAAGCGGTAATGGGCCTCGTCGGGCCCCATTTCGTCGGAGGCACGGGCGCGCTCGCCTTCCTGCTGCTGGCCGAAGTGGTCGCGGCGACGGCGGTGGTCAGCGAATCGGCGCTCGTCTACATCGCCCGGCACCGCAACCTCATGATCTCGCTCGTCATGATCGGATTGCAGGCGGCGTTCAGCTTCGCCCTGATCCTCGGCGCGCGGCGCCTGGGGCTGCCGGTCATGTGGATCGCCGCCGCGCCCGCGCTGGCGCTCTGCATCGCGCTCGGCATCAGCGCGCTGGTGAAAGCGCGGCTGCTCTCGCGCCTGCTCGACGCGCCGGTCAATGCGTGGCGCTGGCCGCTGCTGATCGCGGCGGGGGTCGCCTGCGTCGTCGGCGCGGCCTTCGTGTCCGTGCCGCCGCATTATGAGTGGGTCGAGCTTGTCTTCGGCGTCTGGGCAATCCTAGGCGCCTATGGCGTCGTCATCTGGCGCTGGGGCTTCGGCCCGGAGGATCGCACCCTGTTTCGCAAACAGAAGGCGGCGTAA
- a CDS encoding ABC transporter ATP-binding protein, which produces MIGDTPAPAAAPYSGNAVEGHGLVKNFGSFRAVDGIDIAVPAGTIYGILGPNGAGKTTLLRTLLGIVDPDEGHRTLLGADQPLRMARQVGYLPEERGLYPSMKAFEAIAFMGALRGLPLAEGRRRAKAMLEGHGMGASVDKPIRQLSKGMAQTVQLFGTIIHEPRLIVLDEPFSGLDAINQEKLEALIREQARRGVTILFSTHVIAHAERLCERIAIVAGGRIRFEGTPGEARDRLRPQVRLRTRTIDGAWRRALPPDTMAEDGAWHFALPDEGIEPLLRALIDDSAGIESLSIERPGLHDAFVAIAGADAARAMDAPREGEDT; this is translated from the coding sequence ATGATCGGCGATACCCCGGCCCCTGCGGCAGCCCCCTATTCCGGAAACGCGGTCGAAGGCCATGGCCTTGTCAAGAATTTCGGCAGCTTCCGCGCGGTGGACGGCATCGACATCGCGGTGCCCGCCGGCACCATCTACGGCATTCTGGGGCCGAATGGCGCGGGCAAGACGACTTTGCTGCGCACGCTGCTCGGCATCGTCGATCCGGACGAGGGGCATCGCACGCTGCTGGGCGCGGACCAGCCGCTGCGCATGGCGCGGCAGGTCGGCTATCTGCCCGAGGAGCGTGGCCTCTATCCGTCGATGAAGGCCTTTGAGGCGATCGCCTTCATGGGCGCGCTGCGCGGCCTGCCGCTTGCCGAGGGGCGCAGAAGGGCGAAGGCGATGCTGGAGGGGCACGGCATGGGCGCGTCCGTCGACAAGCCGATCCGACAGCTTTCCAAGGGCATGGCGCAGACGGTGCAACTGTTCGGCACCATCATCCACGAGCCGCGCCTGATCGTGCTGGACGAACCCTTTTCCGGTCTCGACGCCATCAATCAGGAGAAGCTGGAGGCGCTGATCCGCGAACAGGCGCGGCGCGGCGTCACCATCCTTTTTTCCACCCATGTCATCGCCCATGCCGAACGGCTGTGCGAACGCATCGCCATCGTCGCGGGCGGGCGCATCCGGTTCGAGGGGACGCCGGGGGAAGCGCGCGACCGGCTGCGTCCGCAGGTGCGGCTGCGCACCCGGACCATCGACGGCGCATGGCGGCGGGCGCTGCCGCCCGACACGATGGCGGAGGACGGCGCGTGGCATTTCGCCCTGCCCGACGAGGGGATCGAGCCGCTGCTGCGCGCCCTGATCGACGATTCGGCGGGGATCGAGAGTCTGTCGATCGAGCGGCCGGGGCTGCACGACGCCTTCGTCGCCATTGCGGGGGCGGACGCGGCGCGGGCGATGGATGCGCCGCGCGAGGGGGAGGACACATGA
- a CDS encoding ABC transporter permease gives MTALWRAAFVIARRDFTAVVFSRTFLFFLLGPLLPILIGFAFGGLGDKISSTDLRPVIGVAMPAQDNAAFGRAHGRLAERMGDKALARIRLLAPANDPRGLLARPDSGVVVILTGTLARPLLTGKAEDLDRLQGDVSLIATAALAERTLHFVPVARQEVATSIGAQAQGRLLIGRVAQVIMFFLTILLAGMILSNLVEEKTNKIIEILAAAVPIDAIFLGKLMAMLAMSFVGIAFWGSAAFAVFAALGGHPAALPEPAVGWPAFLILAVLYFAMAYTLLGSLFLGIGAQAATVREVQTLNMPITMGQMLIFFFASYAVEHPGSHAEIAACIFPWSSPFAMIVRAGQESALWPHLVALVWQALFVGLIIRVGVVLFRRHVMQSGGRWWKNLFRPATG, from the coding sequence ATGACCGCATTGTGGCGCGCCGCCTTCGTCATCGCGCGGCGGGACTTCACCGCCGTGGTGTTTTCGCGCACCTTCCTCTTCTTCCTTCTGGGGCCGCTGCTCCCGATCCTCATCGGCTTCGCTTTCGGCGGATTGGGCGACAAGATCAGCAGCACCGACCTGCGCCCCGTGATCGGCGTCGCCATGCCCGCGCAGGACAATGCGGCGTTCGGCCGCGCGCACGGGCGGCTGGCCGAACGGATGGGGGATAAGGCTCTCGCGCGCATCCGCCTGCTTGCGCCGGCGAACGATCCGCGCGGTCTGCTCGCCCGGCCCGACAGCGGCGTGGTGGTCATCCTGACCGGCACGCTCGCCCGCCCGCTGCTGACCGGCAAGGCGGAGGATCTCGACCGGTTGCAGGGCGATGTCAGCCTGATCGCGACGGCGGCTCTGGCGGAAAGGACGCTGCATTTTGTTCCCGTCGCGCGGCAGGAGGTTGCGACCAGCATCGGCGCGCAGGCGCAGGGTCGGCTGCTGATCGGGCGGGTGGCGCAGGTCATCATGTTCTTCCTCACCATCCTGCTGGCGGGCATGATCCTGTCCAATCTGGTCGAGGAAAAGACCAACAAGATCATCGAGATACTGGCCGCCGCCGTGCCGATCGACGCGATCTTCCTCGGCAAGCTGATGGCGATGCTGGCGATGAGTTTCGTCGGTATCGCCTTCTGGGGCAGCGCCGCCTTCGCCGTTTTCGCGGCGCTGGGCGGGCATCCTGCTGCGCTGCCCGAACCTGCGGTGGGCTGGCCCGCTTTCCTGATCCTCGCGGTGCTCTATTTCGCGATGGCCTATACGCTGCTCGGTTCGCTGTTCCTCGGCATCGGGGCGCAGGCGGCGACGGTGCGCGAGGTGCAGACGCTCAACATGCCGATCACCATGGGGCAGATGCTGATCTTCTTCTTCGCGAGCTATGCGGTCGAGCATCCCGGATCGCATGCGGAAATCGCCGCCTGCATCTTTCCGTGGAGTTCGCCCTTCGCGATGATCGTGCGCGCGGGGCAGGAGTCGGCGCTGTGGCCGCACCTCGTCGCGCTCGTCTGGCAGGCGCTGTTCGTCGGCCTCATCATCCGGGTGGGCGTGGTCCTTTTCCGCCGCCATGTGATGCAGTCGGGCGGGCGCTGGTGGAAGAATCTGTTCAGGCCGGCGACAGGGTAA
- the queG gene encoding tRNA epoxyqueuosine(34) reductase QueG, whose translation MEQRLKSEAARLGFAACRIAPADAAPGAGERLRDWLDAGHHGDMLWMEERAEQRGSPRGLWPDVRSVIMLGMSYAPGRDPLALADVPERARVSVYAQGRDYHDVVKKALKALARWLVDQQSTALKVFVDTAPVMEKPLAQGAGLGWQGKHSNLVSRAHGSWLFLGAIYTEIALEPDAPESDHCGSCTACQSACPTDAFPAPYVVDARRCISYLTIEHKGPIPHDMRPGIGNRVYGCDDCLAVCPWNKFADMGAANRAFLGRAELAAPALADLLDLDDAAFREIFSGSPIKRIGRDRMVRNAAIAAGNSGDPALIPRLAPLVADPDPAVAEAARWAVERLTP comes from the coding sequence TTGGAACAGCGGCTGAAAAGCGAGGCTGCGCGGCTGGGCTTCGCCGCCTGCCGCATCGCGCCCGCCGACGCCGCGCCGGGCGCGGGGGAGCGGCTGCGCGACTGGCTCGACGCGGGGCATCATGGCGACATGCTGTGGATGGAGGAGCGGGCCGAGCAGCGCGGGTCGCCGCGCGGCCTGTGGCCCGATGTGCGCAGCGTCATCATGCTGGGGATGAGCTATGCGCCGGGCCGCGACCCATTGGCGCTGGCGGACGTGCCCGAGCGCGCGCGCGTGTCCGTCTATGCGCAGGGCAGGGACTATCACGATGTCGTCAAGAAGGCGCTGAAAGCGCTCGCCCGCTGGCTGGTCGATCAGCAATCGACGGCGCTCAAGGTCTTCGTCGACACCGCGCCCGTCATGGAAAAGCCGCTGGCGCAGGGCGCGGGCCTCGGCTGGCAGGGCAAGCACAGCAATCTCGTCAGCCGCGCGCACGGAAGCTGGCTGTTCCTGGGCGCCATCTATACCGAGATCGCGCTGGAGCCGGACGCGCCCGAAAGCGACCATTGCGGCAGTTGCACCGCCTGCCAGAGCGCCTGCCCGACCGATGCTTTCCCCGCGCCCTATGTCGTCGATGCGCGGCGCTGCATCTCCTATCTCACCATCGAACATAAAGGGCCGATCCCGCACGATATGCGCCCCGGCATCGGCAACCGCGTCTATGGCTGCGACGACTGTCTCGCCGTCTGCCCATGGAACAAGTTCGCGGACATGGGCGCGGCGAACCGGGCATTCCTTGGCCGCGCGGAGCTCGCCGCGCCCGCGCTCGCCGACCTGCTCGACCTCGACGATGCGGCCTTTCGGGAGATTTTCTCCGGCTCCCCCATCAAGCGGATCGGGCGCGACCGGATGGTGCGCAACGCCGCCATCGCCGCAGGCAACAGCGGCGATCCCGCGCTGATCCCGCGCCTCGCGCCGCTCGTCGCCGATCCCGACCCGGCGGTGGCCGAAGCCGCGCGCTGGGCGGTGGAGCGGCTGACGCCCTGA
- the msrB gene encoding peptide-methionine (R)-S-oxide reductase MsrB, producing MNRRHFLAGLAGGAGALALWQALPGEARAAFPYRLTDAEWRKKLSPWAYKVLRQQATEYPYSSPLNTEHRKGVFSCAGCGQKLFDAKTKFDSGTGWPSFWAPLPRAVGTSRDFDLGYPRTEVHCARCGGHLGHVFDDGPKPTGQRYCMNGVAMAFTAA from the coding sequence ATGAACCGGCGGCATTTTCTGGCAGGACTGGCGGGCGGCGCGGGCGCGCTGGCGCTGTGGCAGGCGCTGCCGGGCGAGGCGCGCGCGGCCTTCCCCTATCGGCTGACGGACGCGGAATGGCGCAAAAAGCTCAGCCCCTGGGCCTATAAGGTGCTGCGCCAGCAGGCGACCGAATATCCCTATAGCAGCCCGCTCAACACGGAGCATCGCAAGGGCGTCTTTTCCTGCGCGGGATGCGGGCAGAAGCTGTTCGACGCGAAAACCAAGTTCGACAGCGGCACCGGCTGGCCGAGCTTCTGGGCGCCGCTGCCGCGCGCGGTGGGAACGAGCCGGGACTTCGACCTCGGCTACCCCAGGACCGAAGTCCATTGCGCGCGGTGCGGCGGCCATCTGGGCCATGTGTTCGACGATGGGCCAAAGCCGACGGGCCAGCGTTACTGCATGAACGGCGTGGCGATGGCGTTCACTGCTGCCTGA